A stretch of the Mycolicibacterium celeriflavum genome encodes the following:
- a CDS encoding DoxX family protein: MLATAYVVVTVVTASVNLAAAVADFARAQFVLDNAAAVHLSDRSIVPLGVLKAAGAAGLIVGLFGVPVIGLAAAVGLVLFFIGAVAFHIRYRVFGNIAYPAAFLALAVATLALDLARL, encoded by the coding sequence ATGCTGGCCACCGCGTACGTCGTCGTCACGGTGGTCACCGCCAGCGTCAACCTCGCAGCGGCCGTCGCGGACTTCGCCCGTGCCCAATTCGTGCTCGACAACGCTGCCGCAGTGCACCTCTCGGACCGCTCCATCGTACCGCTCGGTGTGCTCAAAGCCGCCGGAGCGGCCGGCCTGATCGTCGGATTGTTCGGTGTCCCGGTGATCGGCCTCGCGGCGGCGGTCGGCCTCGTACTGTTCTTCATCGGCGCGGTCGCTTTCCACATCCGCTATCGGGTGTTCGGCAACATCGCCTACCCGGCGGCCTTTCTCGCGCTGGCGGTGGCGACACTCGCGCTTGACTTGGCGCGGCTCTAA
- a CDS encoding flavodoxin family protein, translated as MSHNGSDIAAPAIAIAYHSRFGHTATLADAVAAGAREAGAAVTMLPVDQMTDADWDVLDGADGIIFGSATYMGNLSAGFQAFAEKTGRRCANGDWRDKVAAGFTNSGAKSGDKLNTLVSMAVFATQHHMHWVSLGLGPGWNSSGSSDSDLNRLGFWLGAGAQTDVDANPDQVHPSDVQTFRHLGWRVAIVTRQLKVGRSVTPAASSPAVSSAAR; from the coding sequence ATGTCTCACAACGGATCCGATATCGCCGCGCCTGCGATTGCGATCGCCTATCACTCCCGCTTCGGTCACACCGCCACGCTCGCCGACGCGGTGGCCGCTGGTGCGCGCGAAGCCGGCGCCGCGGTCACGATGCTGCCCGTGGACCAGATGACCGACGCGGATTGGGACGTTCTCGACGGGGCGGACGGCATCATCTTCGGCAGCGCCACATACATGGGCAATCTGTCGGCCGGCTTCCAGGCGTTCGCCGAGAAGACGGGGCGGCGGTGCGCCAACGGCGACTGGCGCGACAAGGTCGCGGCGGGGTTCACCAACTCCGGCGCCAAAAGCGGCGACAAGCTCAACACGCTGGTGTCGATGGCGGTCTTCGCGACCCAGCACCATATGCATTGGGTCAGTTTGGGTTTGGGGCCGGGTTGGAACAGTTCCGGCAGTAGCGACAGCGATCTCAACCGGCTGGGCTTCTGGCTCGGCGCCGGCGCGCAGACCGACGTCGACGCCAACCCCGACCAGGTGCATCCGTCCGATGTGCAGACCTTCCGGCACCTCGGCTGGCGGGTGGCGATCGTGACCCGCCAACTCAAGGTCGGCCGGTCCGTCACTCCAGCGGCATCGTCTCCTGCAGTTTCGTCGGCGGCTCGCTGA
- a CDS encoding SRPBCC family protein translates to MSDRDGRLTIDGDRAVLTFERRLPFPIEAVWSAITDPDERKEWFGATTLDPRAGGSIEMVATGPPLPPDRKRMTGRILVWDPPHVFEHEWRQPIVEDGVVRYELTAEGAGTLLKFTHRGLGVRNASGFIGGTHAYLDRLQAYLSGTELPDWVRRREEVNQAYAEAN, encoded by the coding sequence ATGAGCGATCGTGACGGACGACTGACGATCGACGGTGACCGTGCCGTGCTGACCTTCGAGCGCAGGCTGCCGTTTCCCATCGAGGCGGTGTGGTCGGCGATCACCGACCCCGACGAGCGCAAGGAATGGTTCGGCGCGACGACGCTGGACCCGCGCGCGGGCGGGTCGATCGAGATGGTGGCGACGGGTCCTCCCCTGCCACCGGACCGCAAGCGGATGACGGGTCGGATTCTGGTCTGGGACCCACCCCACGTGTTTGAACACGAGTGGCGGCAACCGATCGTCGAGGACGGTGTGGTGCGCTACGAGTTGACCGCCGAGGGCGCCGGCACGCTACTGAAATTCACCCACCGCGGGCTGGGGGTGCGCAACGCCAGCGGCTTCATCGGTGGCACGCATGCCTACCTGGACCGGCTACAGGCCTACCTGTCCGGCACCGAGTTGCCCGACTGGGTCCGCCGCCGTGAGGAAGTCAACCAGGCGTACGCGGAGGCGAACTGA
- a CDS encoding ArsR/SmtB family transcription factor, producing the protein MDVFEAVAEPSRRALLDALIDGERTAGELVATLPELTQPTVSRHLRVLREVGLVEVRPDAQRRIYALRADGLIAIDDWITRYRRYWTDHLDALERHLRNKETR; encoded by the coding sequence ATGGACGTCTTCGAAGCGGTCGCCGAACCCAGCCGCCGGGCGCTGCTCGACGCGCTGATCGACGGCGAACGCACCGCGGGTGAACTGGTCGCGACGTTGCCCGAGTTGACCCAGCCGACGGTGTCACGGCATCTGCGGGTGCTGCGCGAGGTCGGACTCGTCGAGGTCCGACCCGACGCGCAACGTCGCATCTATGCGTTACGCGCCGACGGACTGATCGCGATCGACGATTGGATCACCCGCTACCGCCGTTACTGGACCGACCATCTCGATGCCCTGGAACGCCACTTGAGGAACAAGGAGACACGATGA
- a CDS encoding thioesterase family protein, whose translation MIDCHYRRVGAEGEFDVFESTDGTRSNWDPEIQHGSPPLALMTKRIEELAGDSGLRIGRLTLDILGAIPVARVRVRAWVDRPGARISLMVAEMSADRAGGGQRAVARVTAWLLKTSDTADAVTDRYPPLIEGESVPVPHGWVGAKGYLETVSWRRQPETGEAGNVVWMSPLVALVDSEPTTDLQRLAMVVDSANGAGAALDPQRFVFMNTDTAVHLHRLPVGDDFAVRARGSIGPDGIGVTTADLFDRQGFIGTSAQTLLVQRRP comes from the coding sequence GTGATCGACTGCCACTACCGGCGCGTCGGCGCCGAGGGCGAGTTCGACGTCTTCGAGTCCACCGACGGGACGCGCAGCAACTGGGATCCAGAGATTCAGCACGGCTCACCGCCGCTGGCTCTGATGACGAAACGGATCGAGGAGTTGGCCGGTGATTCGGGTCTGCGCATCGGCCGGTTGACTCTCGACATCCTGGGCGCGATTCCGGTCGCCCGGGTGCGGGTGCGTGCCTGGGTCGACCGCCCGGGCGCACGGATCTCGCTGATGGTGGCGGAGATGTCAGCGGACAGGGCAGGCGGCGGTCAACGCGCGGTTGCCCGCGTCACCGCCTGGCTGTTGAAAACGAGTGACACCGCCGACGCGGTGACCGACCGCTATCCCCCGCTGATCGAGGGTGAATCTGTGCCGGTGCCGCACGGCTGGGTCGGCGCGAAAGGCTACCTCGAGACGGTGAGCTGGCGGCGCCAGCCCGAGACCGGTGAGGCCGGAAATGTGGTCTGGATGAGTCCGCTTGTCGCGCTGGTCGATTCGGAGCCGACGACGGATCTGCAACGGCTGGCGATGGTGGTCGACAGCGCCAACGGCGCGGGCGCGGCGCTGGACCCGCAGCGGTTCGTGTTCATGAACACCGACACCGCCGTCCATCTGCACCGCCTGCCGGTCGGCGACGACTTCGCGGTGCGAGCTCGTGGCTCGATCGGACCCGACGGCATCGGCGTGACGACCGCCGACCTGTTCGACCGGCAGGGGTTCATCGGAACCTCGGCGCAGACCTTGCTGGTGCAGCGCCGCCCATGA
- a CDS encoding RecB family exonuclease: MTDERGEPTRRRPALSPSRAADFKQCPLLYRFRAIDRLPEPVSVAQVRGSVVHAALEKLYALPAADRGPDAALTLVDPAWDAVVAEQPAVADEFAPEVRAALLAEARALLAGYYRLEDPTRFDPQGCEQRVEVELEDGTLLRGFVDRIDVAPTGELRVVDYKTGKAPPEARALAEFKAMFQMKFYAVALFRSRGVLPARLRLIYLADGQILDYTPDREELSRFEKTLTAIWRAIQNAGATGDFRPHPSALCDWCAHHAHCPVFGGTPPPYPGWPEAPDEGSDSVEEPVLRAAAEPAA, encoded by the coding sequence ATGACCGACGAGCGTGGTGAGCCGACGCGGCGGCGCCCGGCGCTGTCCCCGTCGCGGGCCGCCGACTTCAAGCAGTGTCCGCTGCTCTACCGATTCCGCGCCATCGACCGGCTGCCGGAGCCGGTATCGGTCGCCCAGGTCCGCGGTTCGGTCGTGCACGCCGCGCTGGAGAAGCTGTACGCGTTACCCGCTGCAGATCGCGGTCCCGATGCCGCGCTGACGCTCGTCGACCCGGCCTGGGACGCGGTGGTAGCCGAGCAACCAGCCGTCGCCGATGAGTTCGCACCCGAGGTGCGGGCGGCACTGCTGGCCGAGGCGCGCGCCCTGTTGGCCGGCTACTACCGGCTGGAGGATCCCACCCGATTCGACCCGCAGGGCTGCGAACAGCGCGTCGAGGTCGAGCTCGAGGACGGGACGCTGCTGCGCGGGTTCGTCGACCGCATCGACGTCGCGCCGACCGGTGAACTGAGGGTGGTCGACTACAAGACCGGCAAGGCGCCGCCGGAGGCTCGTGCGCTCGCCGAGTTCAAGGCCATGTTCCAGATGAAGTTCTACGCCGTGGCGCTGTTTCGTTCGCGTGGCGTGCTGCCCGCCCGGCTGCGGTTGATCTACCTCGCCGACGGCCAGATCCTCGACTACACCCCCGACCGCGAGGAACTGTCGAGGTTCGAGAAGACGCTGACGGCGATCTGGCGGGCTATCCAGAACGCCGGTGCCACAGGCGATTTCCGACCGCATCCGTCTGCGCTGTGCGACTGGTGCGCACACCATGCCCACTGCCCGGTGTTCGGTGGCACCCCGCCGCCGTATCCCGGTTGGCCCGAGGCACCCGACGAAGGATCGGATTCCGTCGAGGAGCCGGTACTGCGAGCCGCGGCGGAGCCGGCGGCGTGA
- a CDS encoding tRNA (adenine-N1)-methyltransferase: protein MPRTGPFAVGDRVQLTDAKGRHYTMVLTPGGEFHTHRGIIALDTVIGLPEGSVVKSTSGDQFLVLRPLLVDYVMSMPRGAQVVYPKDAAQIVHEGDIFPGARVLEAGAGSGALTCSLLRAVGSDGRVVSYEVRADHAEHAERNVVTFFGARPANWELVVADLTEYSGPEVDRVVLDMLAPWEVLGTVADVLVAGGVLMIYVATVTQLSRAVEALREQQCWTEPRAWESMQRGWHVVGLAVRPQHTMRGHTAFLISARKLAPGAVAPMPARRKRQIGI from the coding sequence GTGCCAAGAACCGGTCCGTTCGCCGTCGGCGATCGAGTGCAACTGACCGACGCCAAGGGCCGTCACTACACGATGGTGCTGACCCCGGGCGGGGAGTTCCACACTCATCGCGGCATCATCGCGCTCGACACCGTGATCGGGCTGCCCGAGGGCAGCGTGGTCAAATCCACCAGCGGTGACCAGTTCCTCGTGTTGCGCCCGCTGCTGGTCGACTACGTGATGTCGATGCCCCGCGGCGCGCAGGTCGTCTACCCGAAGGACGCCGCGCAGATCGTGCACGAGGGTGACATCTTCCCGGGCGCCCGCGTGCTGGAGGCGGGTGCCGGATCCGGTGCGCTGACGTGCTCGCTGCTGCGTGCCGTCGGCTCCGACGGGCGGGTGGTGTCCTACGAGGTCCGCGCGGACCACGCCGAACACGCCGAACGCAATGTCGTGACGTTCTTCGGTGCGCGCCCGGCCAATTGGGAGCTGGTCGTGGCAGATCTCACCGAATACTCGGGTCCAGAAGTCGACCGCGTGGTGCTCGACATGCTGGCGCCGTGGGAGGTGCTCGGCACGGTGGCCGACGTGCTGGTGGCCGGCGGGGTGCTGATGATCTACGTCGCCACGGTCACCCAACTGTCGCGTGCGGTGGAGGCGCTGCGCGAACAGCAGTGCTGGACCGAGCCGCGGGCCTGGGAGAGCATGCAGCGCGGCTGGCACGTCGTCGGCCTGGCGGTGCGCCCACAACACACGATGCGAGGGCATACCGCGTTTCTCATCAGCGCGCGAAAGTTGGCGCCGGGCGCGGTGGCGCCGATGCCCGCGCGACGCAAGCGCCAGATCGGAATTTAG
- a CDS encoding DUF503 domain-containing protein gives MWIGWIEFDLLLGDVRSLKQKRSAIRPVIAELHRRFAVSAAETGAQDLHRRANVGVALVAADRGHVVEVLDAAERLVAARPEMELLSATRGLRRNTD, from the coding sequence ATGTGGATCGGCTGGATCGAATTCGACCTGCTGTTGGGCGACGTGCGGTCGCTCAAACAGAAACGCTCCGCGATCCGTCCGGTGATCGCTGAACTGCACCGCAGATTCGCCGTCTCGGCAGCCGAGACCGGCGCGCAGGATCTGCATCGGCGCGCGAATGTCGGTGTCGCCCTGGTGGCCGCCGACCGCGGCCATGTGGTCGAGGTCCTCGACGCCGCCGAGCGGTTGGTGGCCGCGCGGCCGGAGATGGAACTGCTGTCTGCGACCCGCGGCTTGCGCCGCAACACCGACTGA
- the arc gene encoding proteasome ATPase has product MSESERSEAYPEGFDTHESGMSSEDAAELEELRREAAILREQLENAVGPQSGLRSARDVHQLEARIDSLAARNAKLMETLKEARQQLLALREEVDRLGQPPSGYGVLLGVQDDDTVDVFTSGRKMRLTCSPNIDAKALKQGQTVRLNEALTVVEAGNFEAVGEISTLREILSDGHRALVVGHADEERIVWLAEPLVSAEHLPDGYDDDDLDDSRPRKLRPGDSLLVDTKAGYAFERIPKAEVEDLVLEEVPDVSYNDIGGLGRQIEQIRDAVELPFLHKELYREYSLRPPKGVLLYGPPGCGKTLIAKAVANSLAKKMAEVRGDDAREAKSYFLNIKGPELLNKFVGETERHIRLIFQRAREKASEGTPVIVFFDEMDSIFRTRGTGVSSDVETTVVPQLLSEIDGVEGLENVIVIGASNREDMIDPAILRPGRLDVKIKIERPDAEAAQDIFSKYLTEQLPVNEDDLAEFGGDRPLTIKAMIEKVVDRMYAEIDDNRFLEVTYANGDKEVMYFKDFNSGAMIQNVVDRAKKYAIKSVLETGKRGLRIQHLLDSIVDEFAENEDLPNTTNPDDWARISGKKGERIVYIRTLVTGKSSSASRAIDTESNLGQYL; this is encoded by the coding sequence ATGAGTGAATCAGAGCGTTCTGAAGCCTACCCAGAAGGCTTCGACACCCACGAATCAGGCATGTCCAGCGAGGATGCGGCCGAGCTCGAGGAGCTCCGCCGCGAGGCCGCAATTCTGCGCGAGCAGTTGGAGAACGCGGTCGGCCCGCAAAGTGGTCTGCGTAGCGCCCGAGATGTCCACCAGCTCGAGGCGCGGATCGACTCACTCGCCGCCCGCAACGCCAAGCTGATGGAAACCCTCAAGGAGGCCCGTCAGCAGCTGCTCGCATTGCGCGAAGAGGTCGATCGACTGGGACAGCCGCCGAGTGGTTACGGGGTGCTGCTGGGCGTTCAGGACGACGACACCGTCGACGTGTTCACCTCCGGGCGCAAGATGCGGCTGACCTGCTCACCGAACATCGACGCCAAGGCGCTCAAGCAGGGCCAGACCGTCCGCCTCAACGAGGCCCTGACGGTCGTCGAGGCCGGCAACTTCGAAGCGGTGGGCGAAATCAGCACGCTGCGCGAGATCCTGTCCGACGGGCACCGCGCGCTGGTGGTCGGCCATGCCGACGAGGAGCGCATCGTCTGGCTGGCCGAGCCGCTGGTCTCGGCCGAGCACCTGCCCGACGGATACGACGACGACGACCTCGACGACAGCCGGCCCCGCAAGCTGCGTCCGGGCGACTCGCTGCTGGTCGACACCAAGGCCGGTTATGCGTTCGAGCGCATTCCGAAGGCCGAGGTCGAGGATCTGGTGCTCGAAGAGGTGCCCGACGTCAGCTACAACGACATCGGCGGCCTGGGCCGGCAGATCGAGCAGATCCGCGACGCGGTCGAACTGCCCTTCCTGCACAAGGAGTTGTACCGGGAGTACTCGCTGCGGCCGCCCAAGGGTGTGCTGCTCTACGGTCCGCCCGGCTGCGGTAAGACGCTGATCGCCAAGGCGGTGGCCAACTCGCTGGCCAAGAAGATGGCCGAGGTCCGAGGTGACGACGCCCGCGAGGCGAAGAGCTACTTCCTCAACATCAAGGGGCCGGAACTGCTGAACAAGTTTGTCGGCGAAACCGAGCGTCACATCCGGCTGATCTTCCAGCGCGCCCGGGAAAAGGCGTCCGAAGGCACGCCGGTGATCGTGTTCTTCGACGAGATGGATTCGATCTTCCGCACCCGCGGTACCGGCGTCTCGTCGGACGTCGAAACGACGGTCGTCCCGCAGCTGCTTTCGGAGATCGACGGCGTGGAGGGCCTGGAGAACGTCATCGTGATCGGCGCGTCCAACCGCGAGGACATGATCGATCCGGCGATCCTGCGGCCCGGCAGACTCGACGTCAAGATCAAGATCGAGCGGCCGGATGCCGAAGCGGCACAGGACATCTTCAGCAAGTACCTCACCGAGCAGCTGCCGGTCAACGAAGACGATCTGGCGGAGTTCGGCGGCGACCGGCCGCTGACCATCAAGGCGATGATCGAGAAGGTCGTCGACCGGATGTACGCCGAGATCGACGACAACCGCTTCCTCGAGGTGACCTACGCCAACGGCGACAAAGAGGTCATGTACTTCAAGGACTTCAACTCCGGCGCGATGATTCAGAATGTCGTCGACCGGGCCAAGAAGTACGCGATCAAGTCGGTGCTGGAGACGGGCAAGCGGGGGCTGCGAATCCAGCATCTGCTGGACTCGATCGTCGATGAGTTCGCCGAGAACGAGGACCTGCCCAACACCACCAATCCCGATGACTGGGCACGGATCTCGGGCAAGAAGGGCGAGCGGATCGTCTACATCCGCACGTTGGTCACCGGCAAGAGTTCGTCGGCCAGCCGTGCCATCGACACTGAGAGCAACCTGGGCCAGTACCTGTAG
- the dop gene encoding pup deamidase/depupylase produces the protein MQRIIGTEVEYGISSPSDPTANPILTSTQAVLAYAAAAGIQRAKRTRWDYEVESPLRDARGFDLSRSAGPPPVVDADEVGAANMILTNGARLYVDHAHPEYSAPECTDPLDAVIWDKAGERVMEAAARHVASVPGAAKLQLYKNNVDGKGASYGSHENYLMSRQTPFSAVIAGLTPFLVSRQVITGSGRVGIGPSGDEPGFQLSQRSDYIEVEVGLETTLKRGIINTRDEPHADADKYRRLHVIIGDANLSETSTYLKLGTTALVLDLIEEGMELSDFALARPVHAVHVISRDPSLRATVALADGREVTALALQRMYLDRVAKLVDSRDPDPRANDIVETWAKVLDLLERDPMDCADLLDWPAKLRLLEGFRHRENLGWSAPRLHLVDLQYSDVRLDKGLYNRLVARGSMKRLITEQQVLDAVDNPPTDTRAYFRGECLRRFGADIAAASWDSVIFDLGGDSLVRIPTLEPLRGSKAHVGALLDSVDSAVELVEQLTT, from the coding sequence ATGCAACGGATTATCGGTACGGAAGTCGAGTACGGCATCTCGTCGCCGTCCGATCCGACCGCCAATCCGATCCTCACCTCCACCCAGGCGGTGCTGGCGTACGCGGCCGCCGCAGGGATCCAGCGCGCCAAGCGCACGCGCTGGGACTATGAGGTGGAGTCACCGCTGCGCGACGCCCGGGGATTCGATCTCAGCCGGTCGGCCGGCCCGCCGCCGGTGGTCGATGCCGACGAGGTCGGCGCGGCGAACATGATCCTGACCAACGGCGCGCGGCTGTACGTCGACCACGCCCATCCGGAGTACTCCGCGCCGGAGTGCACCGATCCGCTCGACGCCGTGATCTGGGACAAGGCCGGCGAACGGGTGATGGAGGCCGCCGCTCGGCACGTCGCAAGCGTGCCCGGCGCCGCGAAGCTGCAGCTCTACAAGAACAACGTGGACGGCAAGGGCGCGTCGTACGGGTCGCACGAGAACTATCTGATGAGTCGGCAGACCCCGTTCTCCGCCGTGATCGCGGGGCTGACCCCGTTCCTGGTGTCACGGCAGGTGATCACCGGCTCGGGCCGGGTGGGCATCGGTCCCTCGGGCGACGAGCCGGGGTTCCAGCTGTCGCAGCGCTCGGACTACATCGAGGTCGAGGTCGGTCTGGAGACGACGCTCAAGCGCGGCATCATCAACACCCGCGACGAGCCGCACGCCGACGCCGACAAGTACCGCAGGCTGCACGTGATCATCGGCGATGCGAACCTGTCCGAAACCTCGACGTATCTCAAGCTCGGTACGACGGCGCTGGTGCTGGATCTGATCGAGGAGGGCATGGAGCTCAGCGATTTCGCGCTGGCCCGGCCTGTGCACGCCGTCCATGTGATCAGCCGCGACCCCTCGCTGCGCGCCACCGTCGCACTGGCCGACGGCCGCGAAGTGACCGCCCTTGCGCTGCAACGCATGTACCTCGACCGGGTGGCCAAGCTCGTGGACAGCCGCGACCCGGACCCCCGTGCCAACGACATCGTCGAGACCTGGGCGAAGGTGCTCGACCTCTTGGAGCGCGACCCGATGGACTGCGCGGACCTGCTGGACTGGCCCGCCAAGCTGCGCCTGCTCGAAGGTTTCCGGCACCGGGAGAACCTGGGTTGGTCGGCGCCGCGGCTGCACCTGGTCGATCTGCAGTACTCCGACGTCCGGCTGGACAAGGGCCTTTACAACCGGCTGGTGGCCCGCGGATCGATGAAGCGGCTGATCACCGAGCAGCAGGTGCTCGACGCGGTCGACAACCCGCCGACCGACACCCGCGCCTACTTCCGCGGCGAGTGCCTGCGCCGGTTCGGGGCCGATATCGCCGCGGCCAGCTGGGACTCCGTGATCTTCGATCTCGGTGGTGATTCGCTCGTCCGAATCCCGACGCTGGAACCGCTGCGGGGCAGCAAGGCACACGTCGGGGCCCTGCTGGACTCGGTGGACAGCGCCGTCGAGCTGGTGGAACAGCTCACCACGTAG
- a CDS encoding ubiquitin-like protein Pup: MAQEQTKRGGGGGDDDDPTGSTAAGQERREKLAEDTDDLLDEIDDVLEENAEDFVRAYVQKGGQ, encoded by the coding sequence ATGGCTCAGGAGCAGACCAAGCGTGGCGGTGGCGGCGGCGATGACGACGACCCCACCGGCAGCACGGCCGCCGGGCAGGAGCGTCGCGAGAAGTTGGCTGAGGACACCGACGACCTGCTGGACGAGATCGACGACGTTCTCGAGGAGAACGCCGAGGACTTCGTCCGCGCGTACGTCCAGAAAGGTGGACAGTGA
- the prcB gene encoding proteasome subunit beta produces the protein MTWPHRDQLAFPASLPGAFSVPVDLSSFSELLRRQAPELLPVNEHAVATDALPHGTTIVALKYPGGVVMAGDRRATQGNMIASRDVQKVYITDDYTATGIAGTAAIAVEFARLYAVELEHYEKLEGIALTFSGKVNRLATMVRGNLGAALQGFVALPLLAGYDLDDANPEAAGRIVSFDAAGGWNIEEEGYQSVGSGSIFAKSSMKKLYSQVTDRDSALRVAIEALYDAADDDSATGGPDLVRGIYPTAVIIGADGAEEVSEERIAEFARQVIENRSRADTFGPDAVHRSTDARGDS, from the coding sequence GTGACCTGGCCGCACCGCGATCAGCTGGCCTTTCCCGCATCCCTACCAGGAGCTTTCTCCGTACCCGTGGACTTGTCGTCCTTTTCTGAACTGCTGCGCCGACAGGCGCCCGAACTCCTGCCCGTCAACGAGCACGCCGTCGCCACGGATGCGCTGCCGCACGGCACCACGATCGTCGCGCTGAAGTACCCCGGCGGCGTGGTGATGGCCGGTGACCGCCGCGCCACCCAGGGCAACATGATCGCCAGCCGCGATGTGCAGAAGGTCTACATCACCGACGACTACACCGCGACCGGCATTGCCGGGACGGCGGCGATCGCGGTGGAGTTCGCCCGGCTATACGCCGTAGAACTCGAGCACTACGAAAAACTCGAAGGCATCGCGCTGACCTTCTCCGGCAAGGTCAACCGGCTCGCCACCATGGTGCGCGGCAACCTCGGCGCAGCCCTGCAGGGTTTTGTCGCGCTGCCGTTGCTCGCGGGCTACGACCTCGACGACGCAAACCCCGAGGCAGCCGGGCGGATCGTGTCCTTCGACGCGGCGGGCGGCTGGAACATCGAGGAAGAGGGTTACCAGTCGGTGGGATCCGGCTCGATCTTCGCGAAGTCGTCGATGAAGAAGTTGTATTCGCAGGTGACCGACCGGGATTCAGCGCTGCGGGTGGCCATCGAGGCGCTGTACGACGCCGCCGACGACGATTCGGCGACCGGCGGACCCGACCTGGTGCGCGGCATCTATCCGACCGCCGTGATCATCGGTGCCGACGGCGCCGAGGAGGTGTCCGAGGAACGCATCGCCGAGTTCGCCCGGCAGGTGATCGAAAACCGTTCGCGCGCTGACACCTTCGGCCCGGACGCCGTCCACCGTTCGACAGACGCGCGGGGAGATTCGTGA
- the prcA gene encoding proteasome subunit alpha, translating to MSFPYFISPEQAMRERSELARKGIARGRSVVALAYADGVLFVAENPSRSLQKVSELYDRVGFAAVGRFNEFDSLRRGGIQLADTQGYAYSRRDVTGRQLANRYAQALGSIFTEQAKPYEVELCVAEVAHYGETKPPEMYRITYDGSIADEPHFVVMGGTTDPITAALKESYTENAGLQDAVKIAVDALKADGNGGSEQRTLGPSTLEVAILDANRPRRAFRRITGAALESLLPPEATSEKSESPGE from the coding sequence GTGAGCTTTCCCTATTTCATCTCGCCCGAGCAGGCGATGCGCGAGCGTTCTGAGCTCGCGCGCAAAGGCATCGCCAGGGGACGCAGCGTGGTGGCGCTGGCGTATGCCGACGGCGTGCTGTTCGTCGCCGAGAACCCGTCTCGGTCACTGCAGAAGGTCAGTGAGCTCTACGACAGGGTCGGTTTCGCGGCCGTCGGGCGGTTCAACGAGTTCGACAGCTTGCGGCGTGGCGGCATTCAGCTCGCCGACACCCAGGGCTATGCCTATTCTCGGCGGGACGTCACCGGCCGCCAGCTCGCCAACAGGTATGCGCAGGCGCTCGGCAGCATCTTCACCGAGCAGGCCAAGCCCTACGAGGTCGAGTTGTGCGTGGCGGAGGTCGCCCACTACGGCGAGACCAAACCGCCCGAGATGTACCGCATCACCTACGACGGATCGATCGCCGACGAACCGCATTTCGTGGTGATGGGTGGTACGACCGACCCGATCACTGCGGCGCTCAAGGAGTCCTACACCGAGAACGCCGGGTTGCAGGACGCGGTGAAGATCGCCGTCGACGCATTGAAGGCCGATGGCAACGGCGGTTCGGAACAGCGCACGCTAGGGCCGTCGACGCTCGAGGTGGCCATCCTGGACGCCAACCGGCCGCGCCGAGCATTCCGCCGGATCACCGGTGCCGCACTGGAATCGTTGCTCCCACCCGAGGCGACTTCGGAGAAGTCCGAGAGCCCAGGCGAGTAG